The Prunus persica cultivar Lovell chromosome G8, Prunus_persica_NCBIv2, whole genome shotgun sequence genome includes a region encoding these proteins:
- the LOC109950593 gene encoding cyclic nucleotide-gated ion channel 1-like, with product MLRVMDDEVLKEIFDNLKPVSYTEDNHIIVEGEPLVKMLFITQGILLTYTRNNDAGTTECLDKGKFFGDELLIWASTFSPFSALPISTRFVKPLTKVEAFALKANDLKIIASKFPEAFRNR from the coding sequence ATGCTTCGAGTTATGGACGATGAAGTGTTGAAAGAAATCTTTGACAATCTTAAGCCAGTGAGCTATACAGAAGACAACCATATAATTGTTGAGGGTGAACCACTTGTTAAAATGCTCTTCATCACTCAAGGCATTTTGTTGACCTACACTAGAAACAATGATGCTGGAACCACCGAGTGTCTTGACAAAGGTAAGTTCTTTGGAGACGAGCTTCTGATCTGGGCATCAACATTCTCCCCGTTTTCGGCCTTACCCATCTCCACCAGATTTGTCAAGCCCCTCACAAAAGTTGAAGCGTTTGCACTCAAGGCCAATGACTTGAAGATTATAGCGTCTAAATTCCCAGAGGCATTTCGGAACAGATGA
- the LOC18766154 gene encoding cyclase-associated protein 1 produces MEEKLIQRLESAVARLESLSLSGGAASAAASGDDGPLDPSILAYEDLIRQYLGRVSAAAEKIGGPVLDVTKVLQQAFAVQKDLLIQVKQTKKPDNAGLAEFLKPLHEVITKANALTEGRRSDFFNHLKSAVDSLSALAWIAYTGKECGMSMPIAHVEESWQMAEFYNNKILVEYKSKDPNHLEWAKALKELYLPGLRDYVKSFYPLGPVWSSTGKAVSAAPSKPKAPAPGAPAPPPPPSASLFSSETSQASSSRPKEGMAAVFQEINSGKPVTTGLRKVTNDMKTKNRADRTGIVGTQEKESRTSSPSFSKAGPPKLELQMGRKWAVENQIGKKDLVISDCDSKQSVYIFGCKDSVVQIQGKVNNITIDKCTKMGILFTDVVAACEIVNCNRVEVQCQGSAPTVSVDNTAGCQFYLSKDALGASITTAKSSEVNILVPASGPDGDWAEHALPEQFIHVFKDGRFETTPVSHSAGG; encoded by the exons ATGGAGGAGAAGCTTATACAGAGGCTGGAATCGGCTGTGGCGCGCCTAGAGTCGCTGTCGCTGTCGGGCGGTGCGGCGTCTGCGGCGGCGAGTGGCGACGACGGGCCGCTGGACCCGTCGATTTTAGCCTATGAGGATCTGATTCGGCAGTATCTGGGTAGGGTTTCGGCCGCGGCCGAGAAGATTGGGGGACCGGTCTTGGACGTCACCAAGGTTCTCCAGCAGGCTTTTGCTGTTCAGAAGGACTTACTGATTCAGGTGAAGCAAACAAAG AAACCTGACAATGCAGGGTTGGCTGAATTTCTGAAGCCTCTGCATGAGGTTATCACAAAGGCAAATGCACTGACAGAAGGGAGGCGATCTGATTTTTTCAACCACTTGAAGAGTGCTGTTGACAGTCTCTCAGCCTTGGCTTGGATTGCCTATACAGGGAAAGAATGTG GTATGAGCATGCCTATCGCACATGTTGAAGAAAGTTGGCAGATGGCTGAATTTTACAACAACAAG ATTCTTGTTGAGTATAAATCCAAAGACCCAAATCATTTAGAGTGGGCCAAAGCTCTCAAGGAACTATATTTGCCTGGTTTAAGAGATTATGTTAAAAGTTTCTATCCATTGGGTCCAGTTTGGAGTTCAACTGGCAAAGCTGTCAGTGCTGCGccatcaaaaccaaaagctcCTGCACCAGGTGCCCCtgctcctccacctcctccaTCAGCATCACTTTTCAGTTCCGAAACTTCTCAGGCTTCATCATCACGCCCTAAAGAAGGGATGGCAGCTGTTTTCCAAGAGATTAATTCCGGCAAGCCTGTGACTACag GTCTGAGAAAGGTAACAAATGATATGAAGACAAAGAATCGGGCTGACAGAACTGGCATCGTTGGTACCCAAGAGAAAGAAAGTCGTACCAGTTCACCTTCTTTTTCTAAAGCAGGACCACCAAAGCTTGAGCTCCAAATGGGTCGCAA GTGGGCTGTTGAGAATCAGATTGGAAAGAAAGATTTGGTTATTAGTGACTGTGATTCGAAACAGTctgtttatatttttggatgcaAAGACTCTGTTGTGCAAATTCAAG GGAAAGTAAACAACATTACAATTGACAAATGCACGAAGATGGGAATCTTATTTACG GATGTTGTGGCTGCTTGTGAGATCGTAAATTGCAACCGTGTTGAGGTGCAATGCCAG GGCTCGGCTCCTACAGTTTCAGTGGACAACACAGCTGGCTGCCAATTTTACTTAAGCAAAGATGCTCTGGGGGCATCTATAACAACTGCTAAGTCAAGTGAGGTCAATATATTAGTACCTGCTTCTGGACCTGATGGTGATTGG GCCGAGCATGCTTTGCCAGAACAGTTTATTCATGTGTTTAAGGACGGTCGGTTTGAAACTACCCCCGTCTCTCACTCAGCAGGAGGGTAA
- the LOC18767483 gene encoding glucan endo-1,3-beta-glucosidase 7: MASLSHLPIFLFLLFTAFYSAASQSFIGVNYGQVADNLPPPAATAKLLQSTSIKRVRLYGADPAIIKALAGTGIAIAIGASNGDIPALASDPNAAAQWVNSNVLAFYPASNIDLINVGNEVLFSNDQGLISQLLPAMRNVQSALSAASLGGKVRVSTVHAMTLLAQSDPPSSGRFKPGFQDVLKGLLAFQRDNGSPFAVNPYPFFAYQSDPRPETLAFCLFQPNAGRVDAGTGIKYMNMFDAQVDGVRSALNAIGFNDIEILIAETGWPYRGDSNEVGPSVENARAYNGNLIAHLRSQVGTPLMPGKSVETYIFALYDEDLKPGGTSERSFGLYKPDLTVTYDVGLSKSSQTPSTPSTSTPTTPRVTPSPKPSSAWCVPKAGVSDAQLQANLDYACGHGIDCSAIQPGGACFDPNTVASHAAYAMNLYYHTVGTIPLNCDFSQTATLTSSNPSYNACTYPGGNT; encoded by the exons ATGGCATCGCTTTCACACCTCcccatcttcctcttcctcctgtTCACCGCTTTCTATTCTGCAG CTTCGCAGTCCTTCATCGGCGTCAATTACGGCCAAGTCGCCGACAACCTCCCTCCGCCGGCGGCCACGGCGAAGCTACTCCAGTCCACCTCCATCAAGCGCGTCCGGCTCTACGGCGCCGACCCGGCCATCATCAAGGCCCTCGCCGGCACCGGAATCGCTATCGCCATCGGCGCATCCAACGGCGACATCCCGGCCCTCGCCTCCGATCCGAACGCGGCGGCTCAGTGGGTGAACTCGAATGTCCTCGCCTTCTACCCGGCCAGCAACATCGACCTCATCAACGTCGGCAACGAGGTCCTTTTCTCCAACGACCAGGGCCTCATCTCGCAGCTCCTCCCCGCCATGCGAAATGTCCAATCTGCCCTCTCCGCCGCGTCCCTCGGCGGCAAGGTCCGTGTCTCCACGGTCCACGCCATGACCTTGCTGGCCCAGTCCGACCCGCCCTCGTCGGGTCGGTTCAAACCGGGATTTCAGGACGTCCTCAAGGGGCTCCTCGCCTTCCAGAGGGACAATGGGTCGCCGTTCGCGGTCAACCCGTACCCCTTTTTCGCGTACCAGAGCGACCCGAGGCCCGAAACGCTGGCGTTTTGCTTGTTCCAGCCTAACGCGGGACGAGTCGACGCGGGGACAGGGATCAAGTACATGAACATGTTCGATGCTCAG GTTGATGGTGTACGGTCTGCCTTGAATGCAATTGGATTCAATGACATTGAGATTTTGATTGCTGAGACTGGATGGCCATACCGTGGAGATAGCAATGAGGTTGGACCTAGTGTTGAGAATGCAAGGGCATATAATGGCAATTTGATTGCACACCTTAGATCTCAGGTTGGAACTCCATTGATGCCTGGAAAATCTGTCGAGACTTATATCTTTGCACTCTATGATGAGGATTTGAAACCCGGCGGGACCTCCGAGCGGTCATTCGGGCTGTACAAGCCTGATCTAACCGTGACATACGATGTTGGTCTCTCAAAGAGCAGCCAG ACACCATCAACACCCTCGACATCGACACCAACGACACCAAGAGTGACTCCTTCACCTAAGCCTAGTTCAGCATGGTGTGTGCCCAAAGCTGGCGTTTCTGATGCTCAATTGCAGGCAAATCTTGACTATGCTTGTGGCCACGGCATTGATTGCAGTGCAATCCAACCGGGAGGCGCCTGTTTCGACCCGAACACCGTAGCATCCCATGCTGCCTATGCCATGAATCTCTATTATCATACTGTTGGGACAATTCCACTCAATTGTGATTTCTCACAGACAGCAACTCTCACATCCTCAAATCCCA GTTATAATGCTTGCACTTACCCTGGTGGAAATACATGA